In Cryptomeria japonica chromosome 1, Sugi_1.0, whole genome shotgun sequence, the sequence aatgaaatattattttaatgttcaAAGAATTTTCTTAGCCAATTTCCCATCCTCAAACATAATGTCAAAACATGTTGTAGTAAATAAACATATGTAAATGTGTATTAGGTTCATCTTTTCCATCATACATTAGAACATGAGGTGCCAAAAAACCAAAGGTTCTAATacatatttgtagacacctaaaattaatatttaattaatttaagcttgtcaacataattaattgacttaattgtgttatccttaaaCCCACTCAGTTATTTAATTCtgattaattaacctagtcatgtgattcctacaaatcacttttcctaatctcattagcctaattaatccttctagagtctctcataatcatgcttatcattatccctcaatttttatttcccactcatgtcacatcaacattgagtctctcaaagaaattcaaatttctttgaatccctcaatgcatccttattttggaatttttaattcctcatatttgaaattcaaatttctcccccattttttccaaggaattttatattcatgtttattttcccaaggcacccttgatccatggcttctatctcaaatcaatctcaaccctccataaggaaatcaatcttggccctccattggcctcctccaatctataaattggagcctattctcgtcacaaatcatccacttctcattcGTTGGCATGctacctatttcttctctcatcctcttcataatcctctatcaaatccatgcatccttaatctttcaatccaaatccaatccaacaatccacttaccttgttgagcatttggaaaGCATTctacatccatcaagaaggagcccatccaatcaagttgaagagaggcgctattcaacttcacTGAAGGCTCAATCCGAGGAAGAGGTAAAATAGCAAAAGGTATagaatgatcttttgatgtttatggttcttgtttatttcattgtcattttgatcattttacCTTTTATTTTGTTTTTCCCTCTTCAATATCATTTTGGAATGCCaagtgttttttttttatcttaataaaTTATCCAATATCTTGCCCCCTAGACATAAGATCAATTCTCTTTTGAAGTAGAGCATCTAGGGTAGTGGATGGAACGATATCAAAAGAGGGTTGGGTACTAGTATGGGTATATGTAGGAGTTATGAAAAATCAGGTTGAGTATAAATTATGTAAtgagaaatgaaattaggaataAAATGGGGCATGTGATAGATGAGACTATGAAATGAAGTGtatttataagatttttttttaaatataacaataaaatacATGTAGTTaatttacatttttcaaaattgaaaatttataCCTTGCATTCAAGTGACTCACATAAAAAAATTATAGTAATGTTGGTCATGTACTTTCAAAAAGAAGAAACAACTTTCAAATATTATCCAATGAAAAGGAAAAGACATTagaataaaaataattctcaaattctaaaggagaaaataaataaaaacaacctAAGAGATGATTAAAACTACAAAACTAGTCAATAATTAGATTTGAAATACATGGAAATGCCAATTCTATGAGGAACCTTAGGTCATGTAAACCCTGATTAAAAATAGAAGAAACCTTAAGGGGGGACCATAGGTTGTGTAAATAAAGTGAAGATCACCAATAAATGTCATGAAATAAGTCACTCACAATTATAAATTTAATCTAATTGAATgactaaaattaaataaaacaccaaCCTAGATAAAATTAGTTGGATAGAtaaattattagtaataaatatgaTAACAAAATGAGAAAATAAAGTACATAGCTAAATAAGAAAAATGGTAAATTGTTAGTAATAAATATGATAACTAGATAAATGTTCTTGTCTTATCCTCTATTATGAATTTAATAACacattgaatgtctttaaatatcAAGACATACTAACATGTTGCCAAATGTATGCTAACTTATAAACGATTAGTATGATAGGATGGAGAAgatggaatttgaattagaaaattgaaattttgaattcttaGATGGATGCAATTATAAGTGTAACGATAAGaaataaataatagataaataaaatttgataaaaaaaaacaaaactcaCACAATTTTATATCACATTATATCTAAAACATTCCACTAAAATTAACACAAAACTAATTTAAAACAACATATACTTTATACAACCAACCTATTCATTGAAGATAAAAAGCTTACACAAGACCTTTTTAATTGCTTTAGAAAAATTGAGTCAATTAAATCAAAATGAAGTGGAAGCTAAAGTAACGAATgacaaatattattttttatgaacATAAGCATACAGTCATTACCCCTCTATCTCATTCTCTATTTCCCCTTACAACGACGTTTTCAACCAACTAGTTTATGTCTGTTTCAAGCTTTGTGAAATGGCAACCACTATTGGAACACCTCCTCCTCCGTATTTATGGAATATCAAGCAAATAGTGTTTTAGCCAGAGTGAGTCAATTATGAGATATTTTATTTTCTGAGTAGAAACGTATAGCTACCCCAAAAACATCCCTCTTGAAATGCCAAAATGTAGTGAGAGAAAAACATTTAAATCATTTCACTAAAATCACCATTACACTAGACTGTGTGACTGAAAGCAATCTTCCTTCAAATTTCTATAGAAGAAACTTTAAACGAAATAGAAATCAATTTACACTATTTAGCTGACTTGAGATTCCATATGTTGCAAGCTTCCGAAGCCTGAGCACCACGAAAATTTAAACATCCTAAGCTTAGCTAAATTGCCAACCTTGGAAGGAAGGTTTTGTAAACCTTCACAACCATGCAAGTTCAACACTTGCAGTTTTTCCAACTCGCCCACTGAGTTAGGAAGAACCCTTAGGCCTCTACATCCATACAAATTCAACACTTGTAGCTGAGCCAAACTACCTACAGTGCTGGGGAGGCTTTTGAGACCTGTACAGCCTCCCAAAGACAAATCTTTTAGCTGCTTCAAGTTGCCCACAGTGTCAGGAAGGCTTGTTAAACTTGCACAGCCGCCCAAATTGAATTGCTTCAGTTGTGAAAAGTTGCCGACCGAGTTTGGGATAGTTGTGAGAGTCAAACAATCCTCCAAATTCAAGCTCTGGAGGTTCACCGAATTGTTAACTGTTTTTGGTGTTCTGGTAAGACTTGCACACAGCTCTAGACTAAACATCCTGATTTGGGACCAACTGCCATCAAACTGGAGTCTGTTTCTTAATATTAACCATGTGTATATATCACTTAGAAATTCACAATTTCTAATTCTTATCCATATCAAATTTGGAGCTAGATTCCCAATGTTGCTCAGCActtttgtgttttgcaaaaataGGTAGCGCAGAGAAGGCATGCTATGCGGGACAACAGGCTCACTTTCATTGTATCCTGTGTAAACAAGCTTCTTCACTCTCTCTGCTCTGTCTCTGTTCAAGGCATTATGTGTGCTCATAGGCAGCCACAGTCTGCTATTGTTATCAGCTTCCTTTTGAATTCCTCTTCCCATTTCCTGCAGAAGGTCATGCATATGTAGGAGTTCTTGTGGGCCACTGATGTTTATAAGCATTTTCAGCAAAAGATTCTTGATAGCTGTTTGAACTTTATTCGGATATAAAACTTCCCAGAAAATAACTGCATGCCTTTTCTTCTCACCTGCAAAGTTACAAGCTACATCCAGAAATATCTCCTTCTCAATGTCATCAAGTCCATCATAACTGATCCGAAGGAACCTAGACATTTTTGGATCTTCTCCAATGTTAAGGAGAGTTtcttcccaacactgaatttcGTTGGGCTCCTTCTTGTCAAACAAATGTGATCCAATGACTTCTAGTAAAAGAGGATTTCCGCAACAGGCCTGGGAAATTCTTGTAGAAAGCTCTTCGTAAGGGGTATCTGAAAATGGCCTTGAAAAAGCATGCCAGCTAAACAACTGGCGGCTTTCATGCTGCTGTAATCCACTCATTTTGTGAACAGAGTCGACCTTAGCAAGATTGAGTATGTGCTGGTCTCGAGATGTAATGATGATTCTACTACCATGCCCAAACCAATCCCCATTCACAGCATCCAACTGGCTTCCATCATTCACACCGTCCAATATGACAAGAACACGAACTCCTCGTATTCTATCTCTCATCAGAGCTTTTCCCTCATCAACACTTGAAATTTCTTCATTGTAATTTACCAGTCTCCTTAAAATTCTTCTCTGCAAGTCCACAAGCGGGGTGTTTTTCTCTACAGCAGCTCCAATGTTGTAGACAAAGCAACAATAAATGGCTAGAATAAATGAAAAAATCAACATGCCAATTACTTACCCGAATTCTGCTTCCCTTGTCCAGCCAGAACAAaaagagatttgatgaagagccttcTTCCATTCCTCAATTGTCTTTTCATCCTGGCGATCTAAATGGGTGTAATGATTTTGGAATGCCCGGGCGAACAGACCTCCATTTCTTTGAGGGTAGCGAACATCAGAGGGCTCCACATCATAAAACAGGGGAATAATGAAGCCATTGGATCTAATCATCCGCGCCGCCTCCTCCAGACACCAAGGCGACTCTGCATAGAGTGTGGAAAATATGGGTATGACAATATGACTTGTTTCAATGGGCATTTTCAAGGTGGAATCGATGTCTTTGCCCTTCTTAAAGTCTTCACTGTCCAGGAAAACCCGAAGCCCTGCTACACAGAGAGATTCGTAGAGGTGATCGACAAATGTTTTTCTCACATCTTTTCCACAAAAGCTGAGAAACACATGAAACTTCTTAGTGACATCGAAGGGGATTTTGATGGTGGGAGGTTGATACGGAGTGTAAATCTCCATCACTTGCTCTACACAAGTTTCAGGACCTTAACAGTATGAGCTCGAGTGTGCCACAAAAGAGATTGCAAAAGAGAAAGTATGGGTATGAAGTCCAAATGCAATTGGGTGGGAGCAAAGCCAAGCTGCCAAGCACAAAGTGTGAAATTTCATAGGCAGATTTACCTTGGAAATGAGCAGACAATTTTCGATTCTTTCAAGTTATATGCTTTTTGTGGGCACATCTGCAAAACTTACATGTGTAACTTGTTTTTAATAATCATTTTAATTGTGGAAATTGAGATTAGTGGAGTGTCGATTCAGAGCTGCAATAATCATGATCTTAGAAGAGAGTAGATATTGCCAAACTTCAGATACGAGGTCTAGTAGATATTTAAGTTGAAATACGTGACTCCGACTCGTAAGATCCACGCGGTAAGAGAGAAATCCCGTGTAAAAGTTGAGTTTGCCAGGAGGTGATGTATTCCATGGTGGCATGTACAGTTAGAATCAATGGCTTGAAATATTTTAGATGGGTTGATCGACCCTGTAAACGATCCTGGACGAAGACATATGAGAGTTACACCATTCACGATTGAGAAATGCAGCGTCCACAAAACAACACGGCATCCACAACAGACAAGGGAATGTCGACCATGAATTCTGGCCACACAATTTTGTCAAACAGCTCGACAACGCGAAAAAGATTTACAGGTGGGTGGGGTGACGTGGAGGAAAGATTTTTGTTAGTGGGTTCCACCTCAGAAATATGCAGTGCCATGCAATCGTTGGCAGCGAGAGAATTGAGAAAGAACAGATGGTATGGAAACCTGCATGCTTGAAAATTGACCTGCTTACCTGTTTTCCATAATCTATTAGACTTGACTAAGACCTTTATTTCAATCGAATATCGTTCTACTATAAGAGTTTTATTTCAACTTTCAATTGATTTTGTAATGTATCGGGTACTTACGGTTTACCGCGAATAGTTCAACTTAAGAATGGCGGTGGTGGGAGAAAGCTCTGTTTTGAACAAAACAAGATGCACATTTTCTCTAAACATTCTGGCATTCACATATGATTTACATTCTGTATATTTTTTATTACTTCATTTCGACAGCCTTCAGATCCTTTTTCTTTTCATGAAATTATTTCAGAAAAGAGAACATTGCAATTGAAACAAAGTAGACGTTTAATGAAAAAGCCTAGTAAAGAATTTTAGGTAATAGCATGTTAGCTAAAAATAAAAGATTTCtacaaattaacatatttaatttgTTAACCTGAAAAAAAGGGGATTCCATCTCCCTACTAGATGCAGCGTGTGCAACGCTAAGGAGGAATCTATCGACCACTTTTTTGTCCTATGTCCCTTTGCAGCTCATATTTGGTCTATTACTCTTCAGAAATGCGGTCTCAGCTGGGTCTTTCAAAAGAATTTAAAAAACTTTTCTTTCGATTGGACCCCCCCCATCATCCCCTCATCATCCAGCTCTAGAAACAAATCCCACCTCACATCTGCTAGgccttatggaaagaaagaaataacagagTTTTCAGAGACACTGAGACCCCCCCGGACTCTATGGCTCACATCTGCTTTAAGATGATTAAGGAAAACTTAGAAGCCACAAAATGGAAAATCCCCCCCTATCCCCCTGATGAGGTGCACAAGAAGATCGCTAATTGCTGGAAGCTCCCCCAGAGCTTTGACCATGTCAACAATAGCACCAAGATTAAGAGACGGATGACTAGATGGTCAACCCCTAGACTTCACTggttcaaattgaattttgatggctctgctCAACGCAACTGCCAGGTTGGCGGTGGAATTATAAGGGATCACCTTGGGAACATGGTTGTAGCCTATGCTGGCAACCTAAGGGATAATACGGTCACTCAAGCTGAAGGGATGGCCCTCCTTTGGGGTCTGAAAATGGCTAACTCCATAGGAATAAAACACCTCGAAATCAAAGGAGATTCTCAAATCATTATTGATTCTATCAAAGGAAATGCTTTCGCTGGATGGAGAGTGGAACCTATCCTGAGGGATATCGGTTGCTTTCTAGTCAAAATGGAGGATTTCACTATATGTCACATATTCAGAGAAGGAAACAGTGCTGTCGACTCCATGGCGGCTGAAGGAAGACTGCAGAATGGCTTACGGTGTTGGAGGGACTCCAATCTACTGCCAATCACCATCAAagaaatcttggaaaaggaaaaggcctTTTTCAAGGAAAGGACTGCCCCTTCTGCTCAATGAGGAAGGAAacctttttgtattttttaaattggcGCGGAGATCCCGCCAATTTCCACTCTAGACGGCCACGTATCAAGGGCAGGCTGAGTCACCACTACCACATGGGATGGATTCATGATGAAAGTACAAACATCGAAAACGATAACTCCCTAATTATTACCTGGACGGAGCCAACTGGCGATGGTAAAGGCGGCGTCGGGAACCTGTCAACTCACATTGGCTCAAGTAAAGGCTCGCACGCTCTGAATAGATCTTTGGATATCGATATCTACAGGACCTTAAAGGGTAATAATCACTCTGATTATTATGATCGTTTAATTCAAGTCCGGCACACCATTCTCAACAATTCTGTCTCGCACTCGCTTCGGCTCTGTGTTCTGGTCTTTCAAACTGTGAATCTGGAGGACTCAAGAATGGGGGGGGACAGGCTCCGACTGGAACCCAACAAAGTGGACGAGTTCAAAGCCAAACTGGCGGCCTAGTTTGTGTGCACCGAAGGCGGTATTGACAAATTCATGGAAAATATGAAGGGCAATGACAAGAGGCTCTCCAAACAATTCGTGACATCCTGGGAGGACAGAAGGGTGACCATGGGGGGTATCTCTTTCGAAATCAACGAAGAGGTTATTGCTCAGGCGACGGGCCTGTCAATGGAGGgcaaaaaatggaaaaagcaaaGCCAAATCGCGGACTCTACCAGCCTCAACCAATTTTTTTGCCAAGGAGAGAACCCTATCAAGCGGGCTGGAGGTTTCAACAGGGAGGAGCTTCCCCACTCGTGGGACGAAGTCTGCTACATTGTGATGAAGTATTTTACCCTGGAGGGCAGGTATGGCATTTTTTACTACTACCATCTCCTGTTTCTAAACcatttgaggaacaaagacctTATTTCCATTTCGTTATTTCTTCTGCATTCGATGGATGCTAACATTAAGGATATAGCCGAAGCTAAGAAGAAAGGGAAAGATTTTTCCATCCTGCACTAGGACCTCATGCTCTGTCTGTATAACTTTGACCTCGCCCTCTGCCCGCCCCGTTCCATTTCTATGCAGAATGTCAGCCCCTCGACCCAACCCCCAGCCAGTGTTGACTCAAGCCCTCGGTGCccggaatttggatcttctagcaAGAAATCCAAAAATCATTCCCCGAAAGAGGTTAGAACCCCTAAAAGAGTCAAAATCCAGGAGATTGATTCGGATTTGGACATCACCGAAGAAGCCAACACCCCCCGCCGCTCGAGCAGATTGGCCACTAAACCCTCGGAGAAGCCCCTGCGTGACCCCTCTTCCTCGCACGACACGGACAACTCCATTCTGTATGTTAAAGCGCCCCTAACCCAACGCAAACAGACCCCCCATTCTGTGAGCCCTACTCAGGTTTCTAAAAGCCCCATCTCCTCGATGAATCCGGAGCCAACCAATTTCCCTTCCCCGACTTTCAGGATTGAAAAAATGTTGGTTGTGGAAGAGGCCAGTAGCATGAAGGAAGAAGAGCCCAACTTGACTGAGTTCGAAAAAAAGATAGAGGCCCTCTCTGATATTGTGTAGGTGATTACTAGCAGACTGGAGGCGATGGAGGCCAAGATGCATGGTGTTGCCAAGTTCGCGCTGAATGACACTATGCCTGTTACAGGATACCGCGGCCAAAGCGAAAGGCAAGGAGGAGGATGACTACAAAGGTCTGTTCAAGTTCCTCACGAAGGAATGGGCTCAGAAGCTACTCCCTAAGAAGAGCCAGGGGAAGAAGAATTAACTGTCCACATGTGGTGGTGTTTTTTGTCCATGTCGTATAATTGTGGGTTGGATAAGCCCAACTTTGGCTTATGTTTATTTTTTGCTGATTATAGCCCTACATGGCTTATGGACTATACTCTGATGGAGTTCTTTTTATTACTATTGGTAAACTCTCGTAgtgtggtttttgtttttgatagaagtAAAAGGCTGCAACTTTGTTGTTAATGTGCGAACAATGGCCCTGCCACTGTTCTCTTATTTGTAactatgggtcagcccccttgtttttggctgcttttaattatcaaaaacatatttaattaTATGATGTTTTTAAAAGTATAATATAAAAAATAGGAAAATGTCATCATATAATTctaaataagatatcaaaagagaaTATGATAAGTTATTAAATAGTAAGAATTATTGAATTGGTAGTAGGAGGTAAGTTGTGGTCATTTGTTTTTCACACATCAAGATTA encodes:
- the LOC131073773 gene encoding disease resistance protein Roq1 — encoded protein: MLIFSFILAIYCCFVYNIGAAVEKNTPLVDLQRRILRRLVNYNEEISSVDEGKALMRDRIRGVRVLVILDGVNDGSQLDAVNGDWFGHGSRIIITSRDQHILNLAKVDSVHKMSGLQQHESRQLFSWHAFSRPFSDTPYEELSTRISQACCGNPLLLEVIGSHLFDKKEPNEIQCWEETLLNIGEDPKMSRFLRISYDGLDDIEKEIFLDVACNFAGEKKRHAVIFWEVLYPNKVQTAIKNLLLKMLINISGPQELLHMHDLLQEMGRGIQKEADNNSRLWLPMSTHNALNRDRAERVKKLVYTGYNESEPVVPHSMPSLRYLFLQNTKVLSNIGNLAPNLIWIRIRNCEFLSDIYTWLILRNRLQFDGSWSQIRMFSLELCASLTRTPKTVNNSVNLQSLNLEDCLTLTTIPNSVGNFSQLKQFNLGGCASLTSLPDTVGNLKQLKDLSLGGCTGLKSLPSTVGSLAQLQVLNLYGCRGLRVLPNSVGELEKLQVLNLHGCEGLQNLPSKVGNLAKLRMFKFSWCSGFGSLQHMESQVS
- the LOC131857293 gene encoding disease resistance protein L6-like, with translation MEIYTPYQPPTIKIPFDVTKKFHVFLSFCGKDVRKTFVDHLYESLCVAGLRVFLDSEDFKKGKDIDSTLKMPIETSHIVIPIFSTLYAESPWCLEEAARMIRSNGFIIPLFYDVEPSDVRYPQRNGGLFARAFQNHYTHLDRQDEKTIEEWKKALHQISFCSGWTREAEFG
- the LOC131857295 gene encoding uncharacterized protein LOC131857295, which produces MTRWSTPRLHWFKLNFDGSAQRNCQVGGGIIRDHLGNMVVAYAGNLRDNTVTQAEGMALLWGLKMANSIGIKHLEIKGDSQIIIDSIKGNAFAGWRVEPILRDIGCFLVKMEDFTICHIFREGNSAVDSMAAEGRLQNGLRCWRDSNLLPITIKEILEKEKAFFKERTAPSAQ